A genomic stretch from Maniola jurtina chromosome 26, ilManJurt1.1, whole genome shotgun sequence includes:
- the LOC123878588 gene encoding uncharacterized protein LOC123878588 isoform X3: protein MDDTQASVRSTTEAAATRKRRSSILKSQRPPRTPLSELEFNVATPTDTAKSRRVSFSRRTGVAEFVTNEATTTWKNFYEEQNKSLENSGNDSVVNVPRQMSIGHIGKRIFDQQFEEVEIVDIGTLQPKSLAQDFHTSLNNLNITQQLASLECPIDDRKLTAPFQNFELSSLTDHQSKVFRDDFSMPTMPEMTNPIDINFSINPMSSKNDCDDLDEIVKDLGRSQHANVVCPGPFNGGNMSEYIEVDFNMTHGIKKDESEMSITSTIPNPEVQEVSMSISSIHNKRKLNNQNNWIEDKENIAINPYVTPRESKNFTINDSDQILVFDGKKLTVKSEREALPSSDKTDNFRSNLLPNLPTGTTPKRKTIVLNTNDDLPNFMLDKSAIMGDQVESSYNIPPVQQSFIYSESDVSINQAVNNKVEANKRKTIVFEDDMGNISIAKAVPAKVIINKQEKRKTIIYENDNSNISVTQAVPTNIMGSNKTIGEKRKTVVYENDISFTQALPANLIMNNLTKVSQDKTMYYEDVADMSVTQVIPDNIFNIMKNKSNISNISITQAIPSNIMTRDVKPNDSVKTLIFDTNEDIDIELTQAVSDNVLLAVKKNSEKRKSMGFTQDGDISFTQAVPANILLEKTKAIVFEEDGDISVTQAVPASVVFEKFEIKCDPEPLEDEKKKSDKIKNDLCLEDQHEKTSNGRKTIIYNDEAGDISMTQVIPSDILMMKKEAEKMDISSDHDMVDISMTHVLPTNILLQKSENFMTGELSNLPWPNIDKNAQSILTLKNSENNDVLIELTGDNKPKQPSGLHERSECNLSMTKPIPSNIIDIQKEIVKETEVCAEKSVIIPKTEDLLKDNLSIKQDVLVYQALEQSFSQTEVATSLKISPSESESITKESNESLVNKENLTINHSFVTESKTTLDNKNKEGFLEEKYNTEKERVSKKNSAVSQIIVKSRDEQVKAKKSFLNELLDMSNASMESVARNNVNESAIVADKSAIGDMKSKSEGKSNESLFIITRDSDDDENKDNHVSEHLGVSLTNDANQRDTRHQPAIEDIKESDDVQDLHNKIAELKAVDQRKRTSNRHFERVISSDLYDDTETLNKSETKEKSMTKSKKSFKQADNTRELLGMLSDFTEGENEELEKYVMSKKYELEIYEKPTSTIEMKENLAIENKCEPKRLTFMQRRQSIVLSREDLLHNISMAQAALQQSRFEVDENESIEDTHDSPEIVEEEKSRRKSVRISNEVVKTLHFEEDESITEASLKTSPLKKTAFGETSYMKENKAKVIPSYLKDVSDNLKALMSDLVKPMADVIPFDAVGLDKSLKSSVSTCSTQIQANLVTSSQIDVDVELHSNCESVENIKNVKTNLSTNKAFVEKPTSHKADRTLTRSVQSVSISASMEIDDSPPKSPILQTSIKNPIPHSPVKGPIIVFDHHNPLNNVLLAPVDGVKMHKYNPIKSTETMHSEHENSTQMDEKVNENDIEVERLSTHYKVDSVVCQQSTLQAGDNCVEILKDTTSLISNVSKPISIDRSTEGLLTEVKNTEVNTLITMKENKVLLEASSSLTLVDDALARSDFDVKIEDKTTEDGKKSPLRVIYQMETDGELLEKIDSDVASSKSNVDDDSDNSNIRKRSYSPTKRNQDSKSNMEITPKPVNKMQKMSNSVNKKIERLDELIMCLDKMESVTDMGENSSSVKSNKKSSKKRSPKCDKVVVQRVSTEYSREMDKKPLESTDSLRNFDDGAKSMKTESSFTSSKRVREMQDVESASTNQFSNTSSKDCMNWQTDLDVPSSRNLSQCSSTHSNVNVVDKINMLRFMGRECEWESSGSDVWMFRLLRSRIRLTARLSHRHHNAARSRVLADTPLEAVTVDPIRQEVEDPLAAVCIRFAAEAMRYECTRGGGCARAGDVTALLRRCAHVARVALRWARCMRDARYRLAYTITPDGEVTLKVANIRLRSVWEVRLRLELVVGDAQEGAWPRASQLRACAVLADCAAPGEVDIAKLASHLPRDWRHAPATIWTVFRYLKNKTQEDDQFLGL from the exons GAGGAAGCGCAGATCATCTATACTCAAGAGTCAGCGGCCGCCGCGCACGCCGTTGTCTGAGCTAGAGTTCAACGTAGCCACCCCCACTGACACAGCCAAGAGTCGCCGCGTCAGCTTCTCGCGAAGGACTGGCGTGGC GGAATTTGTCACAAATGAAGCAACCACAACCTGGAAAAACTTTTATGAAGAGCAAAACAAATCTTTGGAGAATTCTGGCAATGATTCTGTTGTAAATGTACCTCGTCAGATGTCCATCGGCCATATAGGGAAGAGGATATTTGACCAACAGTTTGAAGAAGTCGAAATTGTGGATATTGGCACTCTTCAACCAAAGTCACTCGCACAAGACTTTCATACATCCCTTAATAACCTGAATATAACCCAACAGCTAGCATCCCTCGAATGCCCGATTGATGATAGAAAACTGACTGCCCCATTTCAAAACTTCGAATTAAGCTCTTTAACTGATCATCAGAGTAAAGTTTTCCGTGATGATTTCAGTATGCCTACTATGCCTGAAATGACTAATCCTATAGATATAAATTTTTCTATAAACCCTATGAGCTCTAAAAATGATTGTGatgatttggatgaaattgTAAAAGATTTGGGGAGATCGCAACATGCAAACGTTGTGTGTCCAGGACCGTTTAACGGTGGCAATATGTCTGAATATATTGAAGTTGACTTTAACATGACACATGGTATAAAAAAAGATGAGTCTGAGATGTCCATTACGAGCACAATACCAAATCCTGAGGTCCAAGAAGTATCTATGAGCATTTCTTCCAttcataataaaagaaaacttaaCAATCAAAACAATTGGATAGaagataaagaaaatattgcaataaaTCCGTACGTAACACCGAGAGAGTCTAAAAACTTCACTATAAATGACTCTGATCAAATATTAGTGTTTGATGGCAAAAAATTAACAGTTAAGTCAGAAAGAGAGGCATTACCAAGTTCGGATAAAACAGACAATTTTCGTAGTAATTTGTTACCAAATCTCCCCACGGGTACTACGCCGAAAAGGAAAACAATTGTATTGAATACAAATGACGACTTGCCAAATTTTATGTTAGACAAATCGGCGATTATGGGCGATCAAGTTGAAAGTTCGTATAATATTCCACCAGTTCAACAAAGTTTTATATATAGCGAAAGTGATGTGTCGATAAACCAAGCTGTGAATAATAAAGTTGAGGCGAACAAGAGAAAAACAATTGTTTTTGAAGATGACATGGGTAATATTTCAATCGCAAAAGCTGTTCCAGCTAAGGTTATTATCAATAAGCAAGAGAAAAGGAAAACTATTATATACGAAAATGACAATTCGAATATATCAGTGACTCAAGCCGTTCCTACAAATATTATGGGTTCAAATAAAACGATTGGTGAGAAAAGAAAAACTGTTGTGTACGAAAATGACATTTCCTTTACCCAAGCGTTACCAGCTAATTTAATCATGAACAACTTAACAAAAGTATCACAAGATAAGACGATGTACTATGAAGATGTTGCTGATATGTCTGTCACTCAAGTTATCCCTgacaatatatttaatataatgaaaaataagagTAACATAAGTAATATTTCTATTACTCAAGCAATTCCATCTAATATAATGACTAGAGATGTAAAACCAAATGATTCAGTAAAGACACTAATTTTTGACACAAATGAAGATATCGATATCGAATTAACGCAAGCAGTTTCCGACAATGTTTTATTAGCTGTAAAAAAGAATTCTGAAAAACGAAAATCTATGGGTTTCACACAGGATGGTGATATTTCGTTTACTCAGGCCGTTCCCGCTAATATTCTACTTGAAAAAACAAAGGCGATTGTATTTGAAGAGGATGGTGATATATCAGTTACTCAGGCGGTACCGGCTAGTGTTGtatttgaaaaatttgaaattaaatgtGACCCAGAACCACTAGAAGACGAAAAAAAGAAATccgataaaattaaaaatgaccTCTGCTTAGAAGATCAACATGAAAAGACATCTAATGGAAGAAAAACTATAATTTACAATGATGAGGCCGGAGATATTTCAATGACACAAGTCATACCATCTGATATTCTTATGATGAAAAAAGAAGCTGAGAAAATGGATATATCTAGTGACCACGATATGGTAGACATTTCTATGACACACGTTTTACCTACAAATATACTATtgcaaaaatctgaaaattttatgacagGGGAATTATCCAACTTACCTTGGCCCAATATTGACAAAAATGCTCAAAGTATTTTAACCTTGAAGAATAGTGAAAACAACGACGTTTTGATAGAGTTAACTGGCGATAATAAGCCCAAACAGCCATCTGGACTCCATGAACGTAGTGAATGTAATTTGTCAATGACTAAACCGATACCaagtaatattattgatattcaGAAAGAAATTGTTAAAGAGACAGAAGTATGTGCAGAAAAAAGTGTAATTATACCGAAAACTGAAGATTTGTTGAAAGATAATTTGTCCATCAAGCAAGATGTTTTAGTTTATCAAGCGTTGGAGCAATCTTTTTCTCAAACAGAAGTTGCAACTAGTTTAAAAATATCTCCTTCAGAAAGTGAAAGTATTACCAAAGAATCGAATGAATCCTTagttaataaagaaaatttaacCATAAATCATTCATTTGTCACAGAATCCAAAACTACTTTAGATAATAAGAACAAAGAGGGTTTTCTCGAAGAAAAATATAACACGGAAAAAGAACGTGTAAGCAAAAAAAACTCAGCAGTAAGTCAAATTATAGTTAAATCTCGTGACGAACAAGTAAAAGCGAAGAAATCTTTTCTAAACGAGCTATTGGATATGTCAAATGCTTCAATGGAATCGGTTGCCAGAAATAATGTGAACGAATCTGCGATCGTTGCAGACAAATCAGCTATTGGTGATATGAAATCAAAGAGTGAAGGAAAATCTAATGAAAGCCTTTTTATCATAACGAGGGATAGTGATGATGACGAAAACAAAGACAATCATGTTTCAGAACATTTAGGAGTAAGTTTAACAAATGATGCAAATCAAAGAGATACTAGACATCAACCTGCTATTGAAGACATTAAAGAATCTGATGACGTTCAGGATTTACACAATAAGATTGCTGAATTAAAAGCCGTTGATCAACGAAAAAGAACCTCTAACCGACATTTCGAAAGAGTTATTAGCAGTGACTTATATGACGACACAGAAACTTTGAATAAGTCTGAAACTAAAGAGAAAAGTAtgacaaaaagtaaaaaatcttTCAAACAGGCGGACAATACAAGGGAATTGTTAGGAATGCTTTCTGACTTCACTGAAGGAGAGaatgaagagttagaaaaatATGTTATGAGTAAAAAATATGAGTTAGAAATATATGAAAAACCGACATCCACGATAGAGATGAAAGAAAATTTAGCAATTGAAAACAAATGTGAACCGAAACGTTTAACTTTCATGCAAAGAAGACAGTCAATAGTTTTGAGCAGAGAAGATTTGTTACACAATATTTCGATGGCTCAAGCTGCATTGCAACAATCTAGATTTGAAGTAGACGAGAATGAAAGCATTGAGGATACCCATGATTCACCAGAGATAGTAGAGGAGGAAAAATCTCGAAGAAAGTCCGTCAGGATTAGTAACGAAGTCGTGAAAACCTTACACTTTGAGGAAGACGAGTCTATAACTGAAGCAAGTTTGAAAACGTCGCCTTTAAAGAAAACTGCTTTCGGTGAAACGTCGTACATGAAAGAGAATAAGGCGAAAGTTATTCCCAGTTACCTTAAAGACGTATCAGACAACCTAAAAGCTCTTATGAGTGATCTAGTGAAACCAATGGCGGATGTTATACCCTTCGATGCAGTTGGCTTAGACAAATCGTTAAAATCTTCAGTTTCCACGTGTAGTACACAAATACAAGCTAATTTAGTTACTTCGAGTCAAATAGATGTTGATGTTGAATTACATTCTAATTGCGAGTCGGttgaaaatatcaaaaacgTTAAAACCAATCTGTCAACTAATAAAGCATTTGTAGAGAAACCTACTTCACATAAAGCAGATCGCACATTAACGCGTTCTGTTCAATCCGTCTCAATATCTGCCTCTATGGAAATCGACGATTCCCCCCCAAAATCTCCAATCTTACAAACTAGTATTAAAAATCCAATTCCCCATTCCCCAGTTAAAGGACCTATAATAGTATTTGACCATCACAATCCTCTAAACAACGTTCTGTTAGCACCGGTAGATGGTGTCAAAATGCATAAATATAACCCTATAAAATCTACGGAAACCATGCATTCGGAACACGAGAATTCCACTCAAATGGATGAGAAGGTTAATGAAAATGATATTGAAGTTGAGAGGTTGTCTACACATTATAAAGTGGATAGTGTAGTATGCCAGCAATCAACGCTTCAAGCAGGTGATAATTGTGTTGAAATATTGAAAGATACCACCAGCTTAATCTCGAATGTTAGCAAACCTATATCGATCGATCGTTCGACGGAAGGATTGTTGACCGAAGTTAAAAACACTGAAGTAAATACTTTAATTActatgaaagaaaataaagtgCTTCTAGAAGCAAGTTCTTCGCTTACTCTAGTAGACGATGCGCTCGCACGAAGCGATTTCGATGTTAAAATTGAAGATAAAACAACAGAAGACGGTAAAAAATCGCCTCTCAGAGTAATTTACCAAATGGAAACAGATGGAGAATTGCTAGAGAAAATCGATTCTGACGTAGCATCATCAAAATCGAATGTCGATGACGACAGCGACAATTCGAATATAAGAAAACGTAGCTATAGTCCAACCAAAAGAAACCAGGATAGTAAATCGAATATGGAAATAACTCCGAAACCTGTTAATAAAATGCAAAAAATGTCCAACAGTGTTAACAAAAAAATCGAACGTCTCGACGAATTGATAATGTGTTTGGATAAAATGGAATCGGTTACAGACATGGGCGAAAATTCTTCAAGTGTTAAATCTAACAAAAAATCGTCTAAAAAGAGAAGTCCGAAATGTGATAAAGTTGTGGTACAACGAGTTAGTACAGAATATAGTAGAGAAATGGATAAGAAACCTCTAGAATCTACAGATTCATTGAGAAATTTTGACGATGGTGCGAAGAGTATGAAAACAGAGAGCTCGTTTACAAGTAGCAAACGCGTGAGAGAGATGCAAGATGTTGAAAGTGCGTCGACCAACCAGTTCAGCAACACGTCGAGTAAGGACTGTATGAATTGGCAGACTGATCTTGACGTTCCGAGTTCGAGAAATCTTTCACAGTGCAGTTCCACTCATTCCAATGTCAACGTGGTCGATAAGATCAATATGCTGAGGTTTATGGG ACGCGAGTGTGAATGGGAGTCATCGGGCAGCGACGTGTGGATGTTTCGCTTGCTGCGCTCGCGCATACGACTCACGGCGCGACTGTCGCACCGGCATCACAACGCGGCGCGGTCGCGCGTGCTGGCCGACACGCCGCTAGAGGCCGTCACTGTGGACCCCATACGACAAG